The stretch of DNA ccccaggcctcctgtCTCACCTGTAATGGGAATGGTGTCCCCACTGCCTCCGGGCTGGTAGATCCCCAGGTCCACAAACATCGTGAATGAGCTCTTGCCAGGGGCTTTTACCAGCCCACGAGACTGGtactgtggggtgggggtggcagtgaGGCAAATATGCCAGACCCCAGCCCGGGCCCACCCCTCGTGTTGCACCCTGGCCAACCAGCTCCCCAGGGCTCCCCCTTGCCAACCACAGTGCCCCAGCGCCCCGGCATCTCCTGTCCATGGCCAGTGATCTCTTCTCGCCCCGTAGAGCCACCACCACCCACTTACGTCACTGCCTCCATCCTTCAAGGGGGGGCTTTGACCTTTGCTGCTCTCAGTGGGCGAGTGGCTGGGCTGGACCACGTCTGGCAGGTTTGTGTAGCCGTTGCTGTCGGCATGCAACAGGCTGCGCTCCTCCTCGGGGGTCTAAAGGAACAAACGGAAGGGGGCCAGTGCTGGGGCTGAGGAGGAGCAGGGCAGGCTGGGGCAGAATGGGGGGGGAGGGGCACTTACTCGCTGGACCACCATGGTGCCACCCCCGTAGGGGGTCTGGGGCCCGGCTATCTCTTCCACGTCGTGGACCACCATGGTGCTGACGCTGTCTGTGTCTCCATCGCTGCTATGGAGAGAGGAAGGTCAGGAGGCCCTCTGGGCCCTGCCTGCCACCCAAGTGCCACCTGAGTGCCACAGGGAGCAGATGAGAGCCAGGGCACAGGCACCTGCAGTGTCTGCTGGCACCCAGCAGCTCCCGCCCCACACTGGGGGGCGCTGGCTGTCCTGAAGGGGCGCTCATCTCAcaggacagtgaaggacagcgGGGGACACCAGCCCCCAGGCCTGAATACCGTGCTCTACGGAAGGGTAGGAAGAATGGGCCGGCAATGACAGCTGAGGCCCCATTCGGGGGGAAAAGGGAACTGCTTTCCCTCAAACTTGACCCAACACCCCCTCCCCTAACACCTGTTTTTCAGGCGCCTCTGGCAGGAACATGCCCCTGCCCGGGGCGCCCCCATACCGGGCCCCAGGGGCGTCCCTGCTCCCCTCTGACGGCTCGCCGTTgctctcctcctcctcgtcctcgCTGCTCTCCACCTCCTCGCTGGACGATGAGTAGTCCATCGCCTTCTTGGGAGGCCGGGGGGCCTCGTCCAGGGTCCGCTCTTTCAGCAAGACGAAATCCTGCGGAGGAGGAGCTGCGTGAGGCGGGGACGCAGGGGTGCCATGGAGGCCTGAGAAAGGCAGGGAACAGGAGGGGCTGCCCGCAGCCCTGCTCACTAACCTCGCCAATGGCTCGCTTATAGCTCTGGGAAGGGCCGCAGGGGAAGAAGGGCAGccaagaggaggcaggagagaggttAAGAAAGGTTAGTAACTGGGAAGTGCCACCCTGTTAGCCCACAGACCCTCCAGCCTCAGACTAATGATGGCCCTGCCCCTGGCGCCCAGCTCTATGGGGCTCCAGAGGCTCCACAGTGGCCCCCAGGTCACAAACCATGAGAAGATGGGAGGGGGCCATGTGATGACTTACTGCGGGCCGGCCTGGCCGCGAGCGGTGGTCATCAGGCTTGGTTTTGTTTCCGGGGGAGAGCACAGGGGAGTTGTCCAGTTTGGAGGAGGCTAGATGTGGCAGGGTGGGGGAGAAAGGAGGTCACTGACACCGGCCCAGGGGCTGGCCTCAAGTCCAGCCTGGTGCCCATGCTGCCCAGTCCAGAGCTGCCAAAGTGGGGGTCCACCCTGGGGAGACTGCGCCCGGGGCTGGGCTCACGTACCTCCCACCCGGTTCCGCTCCAGCGAGCCGGCTTGTGGGAGGTGCCCATGAGAGGCCGGGAGGACGCTGTCTGAGCGCTCCCAGCCGGGGTCGCTCCTCCTGAGGTCGGGGTTACTGTGGGAGGGGTGGAGGTAGGGTCAGGGTGATGGGGTGTCCGCGCCCCGGGAGGCTGAGCTGCACCGCAGAGGGAGCCATCACCAGGGGGGTACAGGTGGCAGAAGtgaaggtgggagggagcagGGGGGACAGCTCCATTACCTACAGGCGTTGGGCGGGCCGGGGGGCGGAGCGGGGGGCCCTGGAGGCTTGGGGCTGCCCCGCTCTGCCCGCCTTTGCAGATAGATTTGCCAGGCGGAGTTGCTGCGAGGTCTGTGGAGGGAGCACAGGgtgccggggcggggcggggcgggggctgaGGTGACTGGGGCGGGGCTCGCCCACCCCTAAGTGGGCAACCTGGCACACTGCCCTCTGCCGCCCGCCCCGAGCCCTAGGCTGCCGCCCGCCCCCAGCCAGGCATTACCTAGCACGGACCGCCTGCGCTGGCCGGGACCCTCCGGCCCCACTGGTGTTAAGGGCAGTGGCGATTGATGAGGTCCTCTGAGGCAcctgaggagggaaggaaggggtcaGGGCTCCATGATGGCATGGCAGACACCAGGCCCCACTTTGAGACCCTGGAAGGGGCGCCCCCCCACCTTGATGGAGAAGCAGACTTAGGTTGGGGAAGCTGATGACCTTTGTCCAAGTTTCACGAGGGGGGTAGacagcagagctgggatctggCCAGCAAGTCTGCCCCTGGTGCTCCCTGAACCCCGGGGGCCTCTTCTGCTCCCACACGCACCATGGAATCACCTGGACACACTCGCATGCCGGCCCGCCCCCCAGACATCAGGGTGACCCCTGCGGGATGGGCCAGGCCGGACTCCTCACCCTTCTATTCCCTCCAGACCCCCAAGCTCACGTCCACCTCGCCCGCTGACCACTCCCACTCTATCCCCCCCCATTCCTCTGCCCTCTTCCGGCTCTGCGAGGCTGCCCTTACCTTTGGAGGGGCCTCATTATCAGGCCGGACCCAGGCTGGGGGATTCGGGCTGGGGCCAGGCCCTTCGGAAGTGGGGTCTGAGTTCTGCCGGATGACGGCTCCTCGGGCACTCGGCGTGGCGGTGGGTGCGGGCACAGCGGGGTCGGGGTCATGGGAGGCGGGGAAGGCAGCCAGGTTTCGGGTGGGTTGGTCCTGCAGGGACTGGGAGCGGGGTACAGGCGCTGCATATGGCTTCAGTGGGACCCGGTGTGCCACCAGGCTCTGCGGGGAGAGACCAGGGAGGGTGGGCTGCCTGCTCTGTGGCACGCCCCCACCTGGGAGCTGGGGCCTGGGCAGGGAAGAAGGGGCAGGTCAAGCCTCTGAGTTCCAACTATCCATCGAAAGGGGCTCCTGGAGCCCAAGAACAGGtaagacagagagacagatgcGTGCCTGTCTCTGCCCGCATGTCCTGAGGTCTGTGGCCCCTGGCTCTgggcatgtgcgtgtgtgtgtacacgtgaggcgccccccacccccatatctGTGTGTGAAGACAGGAACAGGGAGAGACTCACCTTGTGCGGTCCCTCCTGGGGCTCCACCGGCCTCTGCATAGGAGGAGTTTGGGAAAGGGGTCCTGGGGGCCCAGGGGAGGCCTGGGGGATGGGGGGCTCAGGCCCTGTGCTGCCTGGCTTGCTCTTGGCCAAGGGAGAGTTCTGCTGTTTGTTCATCCTTGTTCTCTCTTCCACCTGTGATGCGACAGGACGCCAAGCAGGACGGCTTTTGTCCTGTTCTCCAAGTCACGTCCCAACCTCTCCAGCACCACCCAGATGCACTGCCTGCCCTTTCCCCTCCCCGGGGCCTCCCGTGTGCAATGACCGACGGAGTCTCAGGCAGCACAGGAGGTGCTGAGTACCTCTCGGGCCCAGGCTGGCTTGTCGGCAGGGTTGACGCCCCGACCGTAGTGATACAGGGGCTTCCGGTCCCCGGGCAGGATCTGCTGCTGTTTctgaagctgctgctgttgctgctgctgctgcagggaCTTGAGGTAGGCGTGCTCCTGCTGCAGCTGCCTCTGCAGGCGCTCGGACTGCCGTTGCTCCTCCAGCTGCTTCCGCTTGTATTCCTGGGCCCAAGGGTAGGGAGAGAGGGCTCAGCAGGGTGGGCCCTGGAAGCCAGAGCAGGCACGCCCTTGCTCTCCTCCAACTGCCTAGAGAGGAGAGGTCTCTTCCCTTGATGCCCGGGTGACCCCTTCCCCTGAAGTGCTCCCGTCCCACTGCGGCGGAGATGCTCTGAATGCGCGTCTTCCCGGGGGAAGCTGGGGACCCCGTTACCAGCAGCAGGGCCTGTTCCTGGAGCAGCTGTTGCTGAAGGATCTCGAGCTGTCGCTGCTCCTCCTCTAGCCTGTGACGGATATACtcctggggggcggggtggggggcacagggcagggagagagggagaggcaggggggtggggggcggcagcggcggcgaAGGAGTTGGAGGATGGGGTCAGTGGGGTGAGGATGAGGAGGAGGccggggtggggagtgggggagagTAAGAGAGAGTCCGGGGTGGGATGAGCCCCACAGAGGCAGGGAATGAGGGGGACACCGGGGCAGAGGCCCCATGAGGGACGGTGCAGGAGGCAGGAGTCAGGGCGGggggcaaagagatggggaatgaAGGCACAGAgacaggaggagggcagggagccgGGGTAGGGGGTTGAAGGGtgggagaaaacagagagagagagtgaagctGGAAAAGATAGGAGGAATTccgggggagggagagaaggggaaggggcctggggagcagggcaggcaggcagcaggagcaggaggggaggCCAGGGCGGGAAGGGGTGAGTCCGGTGTGCACTGGGGCGCTGTACCTGCTCGCGCTCGGCCTGCCGCCGCTCCTCCTCCCGCCGCAGGGCCTGCATGTCCTCCAGCCGCCGCTGCTGCTCCTTCTCCTGCAGCTTCCGCTGCTCCCGCTCCCGTCGCTGTTGCTGCAGGTGAGGGGACAGGCAGCCTGAAGGCCCGCACCAGACACAGGGCAGCACTGCACGCGGAAGCAGGGGCCCACCTCAGCCCGCTTCTGTCCCTCCTGGGCTAGGCTCCATCTCACTGGGGATGGCGGTGAGAGTGGGTGGCTTCAACTTGATTCTACAAACCTACCTACCCTCACACGAGAGCCCACAGCGGCCTGGCTCGGGAGGAGCTGCTGTCTAAATGGCTGCGGGCTTGGGATGGGAGCTGCCAAGAGGAGGAGGCCTACTTGGATAAAACCGTCCCCTATCCATTCAGTCACCAAACAGACAAAACCCAGAGTCCACAACAGTGTCCCCCATATCCCAGCAAATGAACCTGGACCCTAAAGGCCAAAGGGAGTGGGCTGCAGTGGCAGCCTTCAGCCACAAGAGGGCACCAGGTGCCCATGCACAgaaaagtgacttagcaagggACCCTGGGCACCATCAGTAGCCCAGGTCACATTCACTTAACTTTCACAATCTTtctgccaaaaaataaataaataaaggaaggaaagaaggaaagagcacAAGCCCTAAAGATACATCAGGCCTTCTCCAGGAAACACCTTGGTAGACACAGATTTTGGTTACTCTGCTACCTGAAAGCCATATTCATTAAGAATAGTTTGTACTAGGCTCTCATGAGCAGCCtttcttgaaaattattttcgTTCAATGAAGACAGGGGCCCACTTTGGGGAGCAGTACACAGGCAGTGTGGAGGCTTCCGCCTATCTCCTgctgcttgaaagtgaaagtcactcagttgtgttcgactctttgtgaccctgtggactaaacagtccatggaattttccaggccagaatagtggagtgggtagcctatcccttctccaggggatcttcctgacccaggaatcgaaccagggtctcctgcattgcaggtggattctttatcaactgagctatcagggaagcctactgcttagataatttttaaattaagctcAGCCCTCCATGAACTTTGGATCATGTAACTGTTTCAACAAAAATCCCATCGTTTAAGGCAAAATTTTAACCAATCTACGTCTCTTCTTCCCCACCATGCCCCCTGCAAAATAAATAcctttatacacacatacaaagtattttttaaattgggatttAAAAAAACTGCAGCTACTTAAAAGTAAGATTctctattaattaaaattaatttctgccATCCACCTCCAATTAGTGTGCTGGACAAGCTTGTAGGAAGCAAATCCAAGGCCCAACAACCATAAGTAAAAGGAAGGCCTTTTGAGGGATCTTATTCACCTACAGACTGGGCACCTGCTGGAGGGACAGGTGCCCAGGACATGGAGGGGTTTGAGCAGAGACCCTCAGCCTCCGCAGGTCTGAAGGGAAACAGAGCAGACAAACCCCAGAGCTGAGGTTTACATATAGACACGAGGAAGGGGTGACAGTGACTTTTTAGAAAACTTCGCTCTGAAGGGACGCTGAGGGTACTACCACCCACACTGGCCTGGCAGGTGCCTTAGGGGCCTCTCAGAGAGGACAGAGCCCTTCCCTGCAAGTCTGAAGGCGGGGGGCTGGCCCCCCTCGCTCCCTCTTCTTCATGTTGCCCTAAGCACACCAGCAGACCAGCAGTGGGACCAGGACCTGGTCAGGTCAGGTCCTTCCAGGAGGGCCCGCCCCTCGACGTGCCCCGCCCCCACACCTCCTCAACCCTCCGCCGCTCCTCCTTCTGCTCCTCGATGCGCCGCTGGCGCTGGTGCAGGAGGTGTTTGATGTGCGCCTCCGGGTCtcgctgttgctgctgctgcagctgctgctgctgctgctttaaaGCCTCCGAGTTGCTCTTGTTCTCCTGCTGGAGCCGGAGGAATTCCCGGCGGAGGGTCGACTCCCCCGGCACGTTCATGATGGAGCTGGGCAAGATGGTACACGGGAGTATCGGGGTCAGAAGTCACCCTCCCCCCTGGGAGCCCTGAACAGGTGCTTCAGCAAACCAGACGGGGTCGCCTCGGTTGCTCCCAGATAATGAAGACCTGTCCTCCTTCTGCCCCGCCTTGGGCTCGCACTCCTTCAACACCCCAGCCTGCAGCCCTGAGTTCCCTCCAGCTCCTGCATTTGTTCTGCTCCGTCTCAGCACACAGGGCCTCCGTCCCATGGGTCCACCTGTCTGTGTCTACCACCCCCAGGCTGAGTCCCCAAGCCAAGGGCCACTGTTGTCCCTCGGACAGTGACGGTCCCCCACCTCCGCCTGCCAGGCCCACCTTGGCTCCCCTTCCTCTCCATGGCTGTCGTCCTCCTCTTCGCTGCCGCTGTACTCGTATTCCGTCTCCTCTGCAGGGGGGAGATCACTGCTGTTTCTTCACCCAGTGCCCCAGACCCCACCCTGGGCTAGGGAAACCTTAGATGGGGATAACCAGGAAGGTCTGTCTGGATGGCACGCCTCCTTGGAGCAATGGGGGTGACGGCGGGTCCCAGGTTTGGGCCTtgacagagatggggagaggaCCCCATGGTGGGCGGGATGTGGGTGGGAGTGTCCGTGCATTCACACATGTGCATGAGCAGTTCTAGACCTCCCCAGGTAAGGTGGAAAAAGCCCTCTGGGGTTGGAAGTTTGGGAAAGGAGATCTCCTTGGACAGGGAGAGCTGGGCCTGGAAGGGGGCCTGAGGGGGAGCCAGGGCTGAAGAGGAGCAGGGGCGCGGACATGTGTTCCAgaccctccacctccctccccgcccaCTGACCTTTCTCGCCTCGCTTCTTCCGGGATCTGTCGATGTGGTCCTTGAGCTGGATGCGGACCTGCCGCTCGGTGGGCTGGTCGCGGATGAACGGGAACTTGAGCAGCTGCTCGGTGGGTGGGCGGCTCAGGTAAGCCTTGATGAGACACGTGTCAATGAAGTCAATGAACTTCTTAGACCTGGAGACGATGGTGGCTCATGTCGGAAGGGGGTGGTTCCAGGAAGAAGGGGGGACTCATTCATCCAAAAGTCAcccacttccctcccatctccccgtGTTGCCCACACCAGGCGCGCCCCCTACCCACCCCCTCTTCGGCGGTGCAGACCCAGGCCTGGGGGTAGGGGGTAAGGTGGAGGCCTTGTTTGCGGGGGCCTCCTTGTTAAACACCAATCCCCCAAGACCTACCATTTCTTGGACTTGAGCCTGGGCGGTGGGTTCCGGGGGATGAGGAAGAGGGCTCGCATGGGGTGCATgtcacacagagctggaacaCAGAAGAGGCACCATCAGCTGGTCTCACCGGCCTCCCGTGACCCCACCTCCTCCCTACAGCTCCTTCTGGGCCCTCCCTTTGTTCCCAAACCCTGCACTTACGGGGGGCTCCCTCTGCCATCTCGATGGCTGTGATTCCTAGAGACCAAATGTCACTCTGCAGAGGCATGAAAAGAGGGACTGGTGAACGCTGCTGACCACTAACTCCCCTCTCCCACTatccccagcctctcctccccgGGTTGCTTCCTGGTCCATACCCTTCCTGAGGCCCCTCTGCTCCAACCCTCACTGTCCTCCAGCTACCCCACCTTCCCCATCCGTACTTTCCTGGTCACAAACCCTTCCCCTGCCTCTCACTGCTAACACAACCCTGGGCCTTCATTTCATTCCCTGACCTGCTCAAGCTCCCAATATTTTCAACCTGCCCATTGCCCCCATCTCACTTCCTACCCTTGGCTGCCTCCCTGCCCGTACCCTGTAATCGTAGGTGGCATCAGGGTTCTCATCACAGGCGATGACCTCGGGGGCCATCCAATAGGGGGTCCCGATGAACGTGTTCCGCCTGCCCACGGTGCGGTCCAGCTGTGCGCTCACCCCGAAATCCACTGGGAGGGCAGAGGCAAAGGCCATGACGGAACGCTGCACCTGCGGCCCCCTCTGGGCTGTCCTGTGTGAGCCCCACCCGGCCACCTCTTCACCCCATCAGCATCCATCCCAAAGGCCCTGAACTAGTCTTCCAGTGTCTGGGGGAGAAACCAGAGTGAAAGGACCAAGGgacagcattccaggcagaaggggcCAAACAAACCCATCTCCCCAGAGGGGCTGGCACAGCACCGGGACACACCAGGGAGCACACAAAAAGCTTCTCCAGCAGTGTTCAGCAGAAGGTGGGGAGCAAATCCCCCAGCCCGTAGAGAGGTGGGCTTGAGCCACTAGAGGGAATGAACAAACGGGTCCCCAACTCCGTGCTAGAGGTCAGAAGGCGTCGGCGTACCTAGCTTGACCTCGGCATTCTCTGTCAGCAGCACGTTCTGCCCCTTGATGTCTCGGTGGATCACCTTGTGGGCGTGGAGATGGGCCAgaccctgggggtgggaggaagtatTCTTGCTGTTAGAGGACAAGGATGTGAGttgaggggctggggaggcacctggctgggctgggctgggggagctGTCCCTCTCCACCTGGGAGCCAGGAGCCCAGGTTAAGGCTCAGCTTTGAGGGTAGTGTCCTCAGACTGGAGGCTCTGGAGGATCCAGCTGCAGGGCCCCAAGGAAAGGGCAGAGCTGGGAAACAGAGGCGCTGGGTCCCTCTGAGGGTTCTCCACCCGCACCCGCATCAGGCCATCTGTTCCTTCAAGGGGGCACAGTTCCAGCTCCTTCCCTGTGAGTGCAGGGAAGGCCCACTTcaggagatgggaggaggaggcagggagggacctGGCACTCACCCGGAGAATCTCCCTGCAGATGTAGGCTATACAGTCCTCCTTCAGGGCATTCCCTTTCGTGTTCTTCACCAAGTCCGTTACAGAACCAGCACCACAGAACTCCATCACCAGCTATGGTCCCAGGGAGGACCGGAGGGAAAAGTATCTGTCAGGCAAGGCCTCCTTCCCGTGCCAGGCCCCTGGGGGAGGACTGGAGTCCTTGGGTCAGAATTGGTATGAGCTGGAGAGCAGGGGCCATGAGACCCCTAGTAAAAGCCACAGAACTTGGTGAGATtaggagagaaaggggaaggagaCACAGTTGGGAGATACAGGGCAGGTGGGCTGAGGGAGGTGATGGTCTGGGTCCAGAAGAGGACCCCAGGGAATCCCTGAACTTGCAGACAGAATGACATGGGTTTGTGCATTTTCCCTGCGGCAGGGGCCAAAGCTTCCATCAGATCCTCACTGGGACCCATAAAGCCCAAACAGAGAGTGAAGAACCACCGCTCTGGAGCAGGGGTCCGGCAATCTATAGCCAAGAGGCTGAgcatggtttttacatttttaaacggCTGAAATAAAAGTCAAAGAATCACATGAAACTGAATCTTAGCGTCTTAAATAAAGCTCTTTGGAGTCAAGGGACATTCCTGTTTTCATCTCTGCATTGTCTATGGCTGAGCTGAGTAGT from Bos mutus isolate GX-2022 chromosome 19, NWIPB_WYAK_1.1, whole genome shotgun sequence encodes:
- the MINK1 gene encoding misshapen-like kinase 1 isoform X11, with protein sequence MGDPAPARSLDDIDLSALRDPAGIFELVEVVGNGTYGQVYKGRHVKTGQLAAIKVMDVTEDEEEEIKQEINMLKKYSHHRNIATYYGAFIKKSPPGNDDQLWLVMEFCGAGSVTDLVKNTKGNALKEDCIAYICREILRGLAHLHAHKVIHRDIKGQNVLLTENAEVKLVDFGVSAQLDRTVGRRNTFIGTPYWMAPEVIACDENPDATYDYRSDIWSLGITAIEMAEGAPPLCDMHPMRALFLIPRNPPPRLKSKKWSKKFIDFIDTCLIKAYLSRPPTEQLLKFPFIRDQPTERQVRIQLKDHIDRSRKKRGEKEETEYEYSGSEEEDDSHGEEGEPSSIMNVPGESTLRREFLRLQQENKSNSEALKQQQQQLQQQQQRDPEAHIKHLLHQRQRRIEEQKEERRRVEEQQRREREQRKLQEKEQQRRLEDMQALRREEERRQAEREQEYKRKQLEEQRQSERLQRQLQQEHAYLKSLQQQQQQQQLQKQQQILPGDRKPLYHYGRGVNPADKPAWAREVEERTRMNKQQNSPLAKSKPGSTGPEPPIPQASPGPPGPLSQTPPMQRPVEPQEGPHKSLVAHRVPLKPYAAPVPRSQSLQDQPTRNLAAFPASHDPDPAVPAPTATPSARGAVIRQNSDPTSEGPGPSPNPPAWVRPDNEAPPKVPQRTSSIATALNTSGAGGSRPAQAVRASNPDLRRSDPGWERSDSVLPASHGHLPQAGSLERNRVGASSKLDNSPVLSPGNKTKPDDHRSRPGRPADFVLLKERTLDEAPRPPKKAMDYSSSSEEVESSEDEEEESNGEPSEGSRDAPGARSDGDTDSVSTMVVHDVEEIAGPQTPYGGGTMVVQRTPEEERSLLHADSNGYTNLPDVVQPSHSPTESSKGQSPPLKDGGSDYQSRGLVKAPGKSSFTMFVDLGIYQPGGSGDTIPITALVGGEGSRLDQLQYDVRKGSVVNVNPTNTRAHSETPEIRKYKKRFNSEILCAALWGVNLLVGTENGLMLLDRSGQGKVYGLIGRRRFQQMDVLEGLNLLITISGKRNKLRVYYLSWLRNKILHNDPEVEKKQGWTTVGDMEGCGHYRVVKYERIKFLVIALKNSVEVYAWAPKPYHKFMAFKSFADLPHRPLLVDLTVEEGQRLKVIYGSSAGFHAVDVDSGNSYDIYIPVHIQSQITPHAIIFLPNTDGMEMLLCYEDEGVYVNTYGRIIKDVVLQWGEMPTSVAYICSNQIMGWGEKAIEIRSVETGHLDGVFMHKRAQRLKFLCERNDKVFFASVRSGGSSQVYFMTLNRNCIMNW
- the MINK1 gene encoding misshapen-like kinase 1 isoform X8; its protein translation is MGDPAPARSLDDIDLSALRDPAGIFELVEVVGNGTYGQVYKGRHVKTGQLAAIKVMDVTEDEEEEIKQEINMLKKYSHHRNIATYYGAFIKKSPPGNDDQLWLVMEFCGAGSVTDLVKNTKGNALKEDCIAYICREILRGLAHLHAHKVIHRDIKGQNVLLTENAEVKLVDFGVSAQLDRTVGRRNTFIGTPYWMAPEVIACDENPDATYDYRSDIWSLGITAIEMAEGAPPLCDMHPMRALFLIPRNPPPRLKSKKWSKKFIDFIDTCLIKAYLSRPPTEQLLKFPFIRDQPTERQVRIQLKDHIDRSRKKRGEKEETEYEYSGSEEEDDSHGEEGEPSSIMNVPGESTLRREFLRLQQENKSNSEALKQQQQQLQQQQQRDPEAHIKHLLHQRQRRIEEQKEERRRVEEQQRREREQRKLQEKEQQRRLEDMQALRREEERRQAEREQEYIRHRLEEEQRQLEILQQQLLQEQALLLEYKRKQLEEQRQSERLQRQLQQEHAYLKSLQQQQQQQQLQKQQQILPGDRKPLYHYGRGVNPADKPAWAREVEERTRMNKQQNSPLAKSKPGSTGPEPPIPQASPGPPGPLSQTPPMQRPVEPQEGPHKSLVAHRVPLKPYAAPVPRSQSLQDQPTRNLAAFPASHDPDPAVPAPTATPSARGAVIRQNSDPTSEGPGPSPNPPAWVRPDNEAPPKVPQRTSSIATALNTSGAGGSRPAQAVRASNPDLRRSDPGWERSDSVLPASHGHLPQAGSLERNRVGASSKLDNSPVLSPGNKTKPDDHRSRPGRPASYKRAIGEDFVLLKERTLDEAPRPPKKAMDYSSSSEEVESSEDEEEESNGEPSEGSRDAPGARSDGDTDSVSTMVVHDVEEIAGPQTPYGGGTMVVQRTPEEERSLLHADSNGYTNLPDVVQPSHSPTESSKGQSPPLKDGGSDYQSRGLVKAPGKSSFTMFVDLGIYQPGGSGDTIPITALVGGEGSRLDQLQYDVRKGSVVNVNPTNTRAHSETPEIRKYKKRFNSEILCAALWGVNLLVGTENGLMLLDRSGQGKVYGLIGRRRFQQMDVLEGLNLLITISGKRNKLRVYYLSWLRNKILHNDPEVEKKQGWTTVGDMEGCGHYRVVKYERIKFLVIALKNSVEVYAWAPKPYHKFMAFKSFADLPHRPLLVDLTVEEGQRLKVIYGSSAGFHAVDVDSGNSYDIYIPVHIQSQITPHAIIFLPNTDGMEMLLCYEDEGVYVNTYGRIIKDVVLQWGEMPTSVAYICSNQIMGWGEKAIEIRSVETGHLDGVFMHKRAQRLKFLCERNDKVFFASVRSGGSSQVYFMTLNRNCIMNW
- the MINK1 gene encoding misshapen-like kinase 1 isoform X1, which codes for MGDPAPARSLDDIDLSALRDPAGIFELVEVVGNGTYGQVYKGRHVKTGQLAAIKVMDVTEDEEEEIKQEINMLKKYSHHRNIATYYGAFIKKSPPGNDDQLWLVMEFCGAGSVTDLVKNTKGNALKEDCIAYICREILRGLAHLHAHKVIHRDIKGQNVLLTENAEVKLVDFGVSAQLDRTVGRRNTFIGTPYWMAPEVIACDENPDATYDYRSDIWSLGITAIEMAEGAPPLCDMHPMRALFLIPRNPPPRLKSKKWSKKFIDFIDTCLIKAYLSRPPTEQLLKFPFIRDQPTERQVRIQLKDHIDRSRKKRGEKEETEYEYSGSEEEDDSHGEEGEPSSIMNVPGESTLRREFLRLQQENKSNSEALKQQQQQLQQQQQRDPEAHIKHLLHQRQRRIEEQKEERRRVEEQQRREREQRKLQEKEQQRRLEDMQALRREEERRQAEREQEYIRHRLEEEQRQLEILQQQLLQEQALLLEYKRKQLEEQRQSERLQRQLQQEHAYLKSLQQQQQQQQLQKQQQILPGDRKPLYHYGRGVNPADKPAWAREVEERTRMNKQQNSPLAKSKPGSTGPEPPIPQASPGPPGPLSQTPPMQRPVEPQEGPHKSLVAHRVPLKPYAAPVPRSQSLQDQPTRNLAAFPASHDPDPAVPAPTATPSARGAVIRQNSDPTSEGPGPSPNPPAWVRPDNEAPPKVPQRTSSIATALNTSGAGGSRPAQAVRARPRSNSAWQIYLQRRAERGSPKPPGPPAPPPGPPNACSNPDLRRSDPGWERSDSVLPASHGHLPQAGSLERNRVGASSKLDNSPVLSPGNKTKPDDHRSRPGRPASYKRAIGEDFVLLKERTLDEAPRPPKKAMDYSSSSEEVESSEDEEEESNGEPSEGSRDAPGARSDGDTDSVSTMVVHDVEEIAGPQTPYGGGTMVVQRTPEEERSLLHADSNGYTNLPDVVQPSHSPTESSKGQSPPLKDGGSDYQSRGLVKAPGKSSFTMFVDLGIYQPGGSGDTIPITALVGGEGSRLDQLQYDVRKGSVVNVNPTNTRAHSETPEIRKYKKRFNSEILCAALWGVNLLVGTENGLMLLDRSGQGKVYGLIGRRRFQQMDVLEGLNLLITISGKRNKLRVYYLSWLRNKILHNDPEVEKKQGWTTVGDMEGCGHYRVVKYERIKFLVIALKNSVEVYAWAPKPYHKFMAFKSFADLPHRPLLVDLTVEEGQRLKVIYGSSAGFHAVDVDSGNSYDIYIPVHIQSQITPHAIIFLPNTDGMEMLLCYEDEGVYVNTYGRIIKDVVLQWGEMPTSVAYICSNQIMGWGEKAIEIRSVETGHLDGVFMHKRAQRLKFLCERNDKVFFASVRSGGSSQVYFMTLNRNCIMNW